One part of the Triplophysa rosa linkage group LG5, Trosa_1v2, whole genome shotgun sequence genome encodes these proteins:
- the selenof gene encoding selenoprotein F: protein MTVYLAAYGAELSSEACRELGFSSNLLCSSCDLLGQFSLNQLDLPCRQCCQEEAQLESKKLYPGAILEVCGUKLGRFPQVQAFVRSDKPKMFRGLQVKYVRGSDPVLKLLDDSGNIAEELSILKWNTDSVEEFLSEKLERI, encoded by the exons ATGACTGTGTAT cTCGCAGCCTATGGAGCAGAGCTCTCCTCAGAGGCTTGCAGGGAGCTGGGTTTCTCCAGCAATCTCCTGTGTAGCTCTTGTGATCTCCTGGGTCAGTTCAGTCTGAACCAGTTAGACCTTCCCTGCAGGCAATGCTGTCAAGAGGAGGCTCAACTGGAGTCGAAGAAG CTTTACCCCGGAGCCATCCTTGAGGTCTGTGGATGAAAATTGGGGAGGTTCCCTCAAGTCCAAG ctttTGTCAGGAGTGACAAGCCAAAGATGTTCAGGGGTCTTCAAGTCAAG TATGTGAGAGGCTCAGACCCTGTACTAAAGCTGCTGGACGATAGTGGGAACATTGCTGAGGAACTCAGCATCCTCAAGTGGAACACAGACAGCGTTGAGGAATTTCTTAGTGAGAAGTTAGAACGAATTTAG